The Nocardia arthritidis genome has a window encoding:
- a CDS encoding DUF4913 domain-containing protein, whose amino-acid sequence MTGQPQPRYPNVVDWVESWFAPAINRRLWGKPGQPGKRWCPRWWAHPEVVLRLNALWRSWEAAVAAGATDANAMSHWWLNHCEPHLRVVLDSEHGPMALCSQEQHVDRGGLDVEPVPAGWWDRSAVNRRTNRPAAGR is encoded by the coding sequence ATGACCGGCCAGCCCCAACCGCGGTACCCGAACGTAGTGGACTGGGTCGAGTCCTGGTTCGCACCCGCAATCAACCGCCGCCTCTGGGGCAAACCGGGACAACCAGGCAAGCGCTGGTGCCCCCGCTGGTGGGCTCACCCAGAAGTCGTTCTCCGGCTCAATGCCCTCTGGCGGTCCTGGGAAGCGGCCGTCGCAGCCGGCGCCACCGACGCCAACGCGATGAGCCACTGGTGGCTCAACCACTGCGAACCGCATCTTCGCGTCGTCCTCGACAGCGAGCATGGTCCGATGGCGCTGTGCAGCCAGGAACAACACGTCGATCGCGGCGGGCTCGACGTCGAGCCTGTTCCGGCGGGCTGGTGGGACCGATCGGCCGTCAACAGAAGAACGAATCGGCCGGCCGCAGGGCGGTAG
- a CDS encoding metal-dependent hydrolase: MLRVVFGDHGLTGRAKEEWLFERLALYAGMEHFTAIVGQWFLDSEGLEQSGIHPMMLDLLRWHGAEEVEHRNVLFDVFEHVDGGYLRRLRTVLLGSIGLLGTFLLVLDRPLPAGPDPALVETVAGATRRCHAKGPGPRLEVLRDRGPALPEAQLPPLVHGPAG; this comes from the coding sequence ATGCTGCGGGTCGTCTTCGGCGACCACGGCCTCACCGGCCGCGCGAAAGAGGAATGGCTGTTCGAGCGGCTGGCCCTCTACGCCGGCATGGAGCACTTCACCGCGATCGTCGGGCAGTGGTTTCTCGATTCGGAGGGCCTCGAACAGTCGGGAATACACCCAATGATGCTGGATCTGCTGCGCTGGCACGGCGCCGAAGAGGTCGAGCACCGCAATGTGCTCTTCGACGTCTTCGAGCACGTCGACGGCGGCTACCTCCGCCGACTGCGGACCGTTCTGCTGGGCAGCATCGGCCTGCTGGGGACCTTCCTCCTCGTCCTCGACCGGCCTCTACCGGCAGGACCCGACCCGGCGCTGGTGGAAACCGTGGCCGGTGCAACTCGTCGGTGCCATGCGAAAGGGCCTGGTCCCCGACTGGAAGTTCTTCGTGACCGAGGTCCCGCCCTACCTGAAGCGCAACTTCCACCCCTCGTCCATGGGCCCGCTGGATAA
- a CDS encoding IS3 family transposase (programmed frameshift), whose translation MFGEIRDQHGSEWAAMRAVAELLGVGHPETVRGWVRQSEVDTGARSGVTTGESEELKRLRRENAELKRANAILKAASGFLRGRDRPATTLIIRFITEHQGRRDADGLRWGIESICAGLTELGVKVAPSTYYEHRRRTVTKQQLRDEELAVEIRRVHRENFGVYGARKVWLQLNREDIPVARCTVERLMRRLGLRGAMRGKVKRTTIPDPNAQRPADLVQRKFAPAAPNRLWVADITYVSTWSGWVYVAFVVDAYARRVIGWRTSTSMTAALVLDAIEHAIWTREREGWNVKDVVHHNDRGSQYTSVKFTERLAEAGIQPSVGAVGSSFDNALAETINGLYKTELIKPRAPWRTVDHVELATAEWVDWFNHRRLYQHCGDMPPAQMETAYYAQNPAQQPAELSHQ comes from the exons ATGTTTGGTGAGATCCGTGATCAGCATGGGTCGGAGTGGGCGGCGATGCGGGCGGTCGCCGAGTTGTTGGGTGTGGGTCATCCGGAGACGGTTCGTGGGTGGGTGCGTCAAAGTGAGGTCGATACCGGTGCTCGCTCGGGGGTGACGACCGGGGAGTCCGAGGAGCTGAAACGGCTGCGGCGTGAGAACGCAGAACTCAAGCGCGCCAACGCAATTCTGAAAGCGGCGTCGG GCTTTCTTCGCGGCCGAGATAGACCGGCCACAACGCTGATAATCCGGTTCATCACCGAACACCAGGGCCGCCGTGATGCCGACGGCCTGCGGTGGGGCATCGAGTCTATCTGCGCCGGGCTCACAGAGCTCGGCGTGAAAGTCGCCCCGTCGACCTATTACGAACACCGCCGTCGCACCGTCACCAAGCAGCAGCTGCGTGACGAGGAACTGGCCGTGGAGATAAGGCGTGTGCACCGCGAGAATTTCGGCGTGTATGGCGCGAGAAAGGTGTGGCTGCAATTGAACCGGGAAGACATCCCGGTGGCGCGCTGCACGGTGGAGCGGCTCATGCGCCGGCTCGGGTTACGAGGCGCGATGCGCGGCAAGGTCAAACGCACCACGATCCCGGACCCGAACGCGCAGCGGCCGGCGGATCTAGTGCAGCGTAAGTTCGCTCCGGCGGCGCCGAACCGGCTATGGGTTGCCGACATCACCTATGTGTCGACGTGGTCGGGGTGGGTGTATGTGGCATTCGTCGTGGACGCCTATGCGCGGCGCGTTATCGGCTGGCGCACATCCACGTCGATGACCGCCGCGTTGGTGCTCGACGCGATCGAGCATGCCATCTGGACTCGTGAACGCGAGGGCTGGAACGTGAAAGATGTTGTGCACCATAATGATCGAGGATCGCAATACACGTCGGTGAAATTCACCGAACGGCTTGCCGAAGCCGGGATCCAGCCCAGCGTAGGAGCGGTGGGATCGAGCTTCGACAACGCACTCGCCGAAACGATCAACGGCCTCTATAAAACCGAGTTGATCAAACCGCGGGCACCGTGGCGCACCGTGGATCACGTCGAGTTGGCCACCGCTGAATGGGTGGACTGGTTCAACCACCGGCGCCTCTACCAGCACTGCGGGGACATGCCACCCGCCCAGATGGAGACCGCCTACTACGCTCAGAACCCAGCCCAGCAACCTGCTGAGCTGTCACACCAGTAA
- a CDS encoding MFS transporter, producing the protein MISAFALGSTEFVLNGLLPEVSRDLDVSISTAGLLISGYALGVVAGALLLTAATTRMRRKTVLLGLLALFVIGNTLCALAPGYGLLMTGRIMSALTHGAYFGVATVVVAGLVSPDRRAGAIAAMFTGLTLANVLGVPAGTVIGQHLGWRTVFWGVALLGLIGLMGIATLVPSAPADPDAGLWRELTAFRRPQVWLALAMTAAGISGQIISFTYIAPMMTTIAGFAESSMAWLLVLYGAGLVVGNLIGGRVADRWPRSALLGSLTLLVAVLLVFAATVHAPIPAAMTLALLGAAGFGLVPIMQSWMLRQADGAPTLAAAANIAAFNAGAALAAWLGGRVIDNGLGYPALNWVGALLSAVGLVLAAVAVPSGRTARILPRPLESSGGSGTVPADSAVS; encoded by the coding sequence ATGATCAGTGCATTCGCCCTCGGCAGCACCGAATTCGTGCTGAACGGACTGCTTCCGGAGGTCTCCCGCGACCTCGATGTCTCTATTTCCACTGCGGGCCTGCTCATCTCCGGATACGCCCTCGGCGTGGTAGCGGGCGCGTTGCTCCTGACTGCGGCCACCACCCGGATGCGCCGCAAGACCGTGCTGCTGGGATTGCTGGCACTGTTCGTGATCGGCAACACCCTCTGCGCCCTCGCCCCGGGATACGGCCTACTCATGACCGGACGCATCATGTCCGCACTCACGCACGGCGCGTACTTCGGTGTCGCGACCGTGGTGGTCGCCGGGCTGGTCTCACCCGATCGCCGGGCCGGTGCGATCGCCGCGATGTTCACCGGCCTGACCCTGGCCAATGTGCTCGGCGTCCCGGCCGGGACCGTCATCGGCCAGCATCTGGGCTGGCGCACGGTCTTCTGGGGCGTGGCCCTGCTCGGCCTGATCGGGCTGATGGGGATCGCGACACTCGTGCCGAGTGCACCCGCCGATCCCGATGCCGGACTATGGCGTGAGCTCACGGCTTTCCGTCGGCCGCAGGTGTGGCTGGCGCTGGCCATGACCGCGGCCGGGATCAGCGGGCAGATCATTTCGTTCACCTACATCGCTCCGATGATGACCACCATCGCCGGGTTCGCGGAGTCGTCCATGGCCTGGCTGCTGGTGCTGTACGGAGCCGGACTGGTCGTGGGCAATCTGATCGGCGGCCGGGTCGCCGACAGATGGCCGCGGTCGGCATTGCTCGGCAGCCTGACCCTGCTGGTCGCGGTGCTCCTGGTATTCGCCGCGACGGTGCACGCCCCGATTCCCGCCGCCATGACGCTGGCGCTGCTCGGTGCGGCCGGATTCGGGCTCGTTCCGATCATGCAGAGCTGGATGCTCCGGCAGGCCGACGGAGCCCCGACCCTGGCGGCGGCAGCGAATATCGCGGCGTTCAATGCCGGTGCGGCACTTGCCGCGTGGCTCGGCGGCCGGGTGATCGACAACGGACTCGGCTATCCCGCCCTGAACTGGGTCGGTGCACTACTGAGTGCAGTGGGGCTGGTTCTCGCCGCAGTTGCCGTCCCCTCCGGGCGGACCGCACGCATATTGCCGCGACCATTGGAATCGTCCGGTGGCAGCGGGACCGTGCCCGCCGATTCTGCCGTCAGTTGA
- a CDS encoding cupin domain-containing protein codes for MTIPAYLIDLLQNTSAPANSYPAQPSITHVALTKTVAKHWGEERWLVTEGAPFGFKVIHLTAGHRTSLQYHRRKEEANLILRGSGTLYYAPSPDEPLLQRPLVVGEIVHVRPGTVHRIEADTDITLVEVSTPELDDVIRLADDQNRADGRIDAEHETGSAS; via the coding sequence ATGACCATTCCCGCGTACCTGATCGACCTGCTGCAGAACACGAGTGCTCCCGCGAACTCCTACCCCGCCCAACCCTCCATCACGCACGTTGCACTGACCAAGACGGTGGCCAAGCATTGGGGTGAGGAGCGTTGGCTCGTCACCGAAGGGGCGCCGTTCGGATTCAAGGTGATTCACTTGACGGCGGGTCACCGGACCAGCCTGCAATATCATCGGCGCAAAGAAGAGGCGAATCTTATCCTGCGCGGTTCGGGGACTCTCTACTATGCGCCATCTCCGGATGAGCCGTTGCTGCAACGCCCGCTCGTCGTCGGTGAAATCGTCCACGTGCGACCAGGTACGGTGCACCGGATCGAGGCGGACACCGACATCACCCTGGTCGAGGTCTCGACCCCAGAGCTCGACGATGTGATCAGGCTGGCCGATGACCAGAACCGTGCCGACGGCCGCATCGATGCCGAACACGAGACCGGGAGCGCGTCCTGA
- a CDS encoding type IV secretory system conjugative DNA transfer family protein, which translates to MTEIRRRRPGGQTGTSLGADAFAWAALICAAMILASWAALAIGQWAAGLPITVNPVHRALSGDPVEWPRESTMVLLALAAVLAAVGSAAAWRKWSSRTGCGVDIAARTMQSPRELIGVDKTSGPEVHDGSNRGMLLGYTISGHRPVYLVWEMVCTVIAGTRTGKSAAYAIRAILDAPGPCIATSNKADVWAHTDLPRRSNGARTWLADPQGVTGAERIEFWWNPLAHVSQLRHARRLASFFVAASTPIDSRVDSYFDGGAKELLALYMLASAIAGGDLVHVLEWLGNPLDETADRILQSAGKLRAAARIGEARDLHPRQRDGLLDMARRFLDVLSDDDYARMALPPRRRRFVLTGGRDIRTEPGTYIHNLPVFDPVQFVTSRDTLYALSMEGADSAAALTTALVGQVLDAAVAESTKHGGRLLIPLIAVLDEVANICKLPELPSQYSHFGGRGIIPLTFLQSRKQGERVWGPGPMAEMLDQSVQIYGGNVADTEYLGDLSKLIGGHDVSTLTESIAAGPRGRSRSLSWRTEEILTVDDLAALPKQRAIIRFPHHKPILVNKIWWWDSEHRAAINDSLISHGIEPFGAKRPALKGIDPVEQSEYRSAPDWREAPE; encoded by the coding sequence ATGACTGAAATCCGTCGGCGCCGCCCGGGCGGACAGACCGGAACCTCGTTGGGTGCAGATGCATTCGCGTGGGCAGCTTTGATTTGCGCCGCAATGATTTTGGCGAGCTGGGCAGCGTTGGCAATTGGTCAGTGGGCAGCCGGTTTACCCATTACGGTGAATCCCGTCCATCGAGCGCTATCCGGCGATCCAGTCGAGTGGCCGCGCGAGTCGACCATGGTCCTGCTCGCACTCGCCGCTGTTCTCGCAGCGGTGGGTTCTGCAGCAGCCTGGCGAAAGTGGAGCAGCCGGACGGGCTGCGGTGTCGACATCGCCGCGCGGACAATGCAATCCCCGCGAGAACTGATCGGCGTCGACAAAACCAGCGGACCGGAGGTGCACGATGGCAGTAACCGCGGAATGTTGTTGGGGTACACCATATCTGGACACAGACCGGTCTACCTCGTCTGGGAGATGGTCTGCACGGTAATCGCCGGAACCCGAACCGGAAAATCCGCCGCCTACGCGATCCGCGCAATCCTCGACGCACCAGGACCATGCATCGCAACAAGCAACAAAGCCGATGTCTGGGCGCACACCGACCTACCGCGCCGCAGCAACGGCGCTCGAACCTGGCTCGCAGACCCCCAGGGCGTCACCGGCGCCGAACGAATCGAATTCTGGTGGAACCCTCTGGCCCACGTCTCGCAACTCCGACACGCTCGCCGACTGGCATCCTTCTTCGTCGCGGCATCCACTCCTATCGACTCGCGAGTCGACAGTTACTTCGACGGCGGCGCCAAAGAACTCCTCGCCCTATACATGCTGGCCAGCGCGATCGCTGGCGGCGACTTGGTCCACGTTCTGGAGTGGCTCGGCAACCCTCTCGATGAGACGGCGGACCGAATACTGCAGTCCGCAGGCAAACTTCGTGCCGCAGCCCGGATCGGCGAGGCACGCGACCTCCATCCCCGCCAGCGCGATGGACTCCTGGATATGGCGCGACGGTTCCTGGACGTGCTGTCCGACGACGACTACGCCCGCATGGCGCTGCCGCCTCGTCGACGCCGCTTCGTACTCACTGGCGGGCGTGACATCCGCACGGAGCCAGGAACATACATACACAATCTGCCGGTGTTCGACCCTGTCCAGTTCGTCACCAGCCGCGACACCCTCTACGCACTCTCGATGGAGGGCGCCGACTCCGCAGCCGCCCTGACGACGGCACTGGTCGGCCAAGTCCTCGACGCAGCAGTCGCCGAATCAACAAAACACGGTGGCCGCCTTCTGATTCCGCTCATTGCCGTACTCGATGAAGTCGCGAACATCTGCAAACTTCCCGAATTACCCTCTCAATACAGCCATTTCGGCGGCCGAGGGATCATCCCCCTGACCTTCCTCCAGTCGCGCAAGCAGGGCGAACGTGTATGGGGGCCAGGACCAATGGCAGAGATGCTCGACCAGAGCGTGCAGATATACGGCGGCAACGTCGCCGACACCGAATACTTGGGAGACCTCTCGAAACTTATTGGCGGCCACGATGTTTCCACCCTCACCGAATCGATCGCCGCCGGACCACGCGGCCGAAGCCGCTCACTGAGCTGGCGCACCGAAGAGATCCTCACCGTCGACGACCTCGCCGCCCTACCGAAACAACGAGCGATCATCCGCTTCCCCCACCACAAGCCAATCCTCGTCAACAAGATCTGGTGGTGGGATTCCGAGCACCGCGCGGCGATCAACGACAGTCTCATCTCGCACGGGATCGAGCCGTTCGGTGCAAAACGACCGGCACTCAAGGGAATTGACCCGGTGGAACAGTCCGAGTACCGATCCGCGCCTGACTGGAGGGAGGCACCGGAATGA
- a CDS encoding HAD-IA family hydrolase produces the protein MTLIQLGLPDHTTLTCAAVLFDMDGVLVDSAAVIEQNLRGWAGEHGLDADHVIAVCPGRTLAELVAEVAPFLDARAEAQRLLEQDISNTDRLTACPGAEHLIRQLPESVWAVVTSGHYPVAVTRLTHTRLPIPDVLITADDVSTGKPAPEGYLTAASRLGVEPRDCVVIEDAPAGLHAAKAAGMRAIAIAGREGGPFAPYDHRIESLSSIKVLHIDTTPTVPER, from the coding sequence ATGACGCTGATCCAGCTCGGACTCCCCGACCACACCACACTCACCTGCGCTGCTGTCTTGTTCGACATGGACGGCGTGCTGGTCGACTCCGCAGCCGTCATCGAACAGAATCTTCGTGGCTGGGCCGGCGAACATGGCCTCGACGCTGATCATGTGATCGCAGTGTGCCCTGGCCGCACCCTCGCCGAACTCGTCGCGGAGGTCGCGCCCTTCCTCGATGCCCGAGCCGAAGCGCAGCGCCTGCTCGAGCAGGACATCAGCAATACCGACAGGCTCACTGCCTGCCCTGGAGCGGAGCATCTGATTCGCCAACTCCCCGAATCCGTTTGGGCTGTGGTCACTTCCGGCCACTACCCCGTCGCCGTCACCAGGCTGACCCACACACGACTCCCGATCCCTGATGTCCTGATCACCGCCGACGACGTCAGCACGGGAAAACCGGCGCCGGAAGGTTACCTGACCGCAGCGTCGAGACTCGGCGTCGAACCCCGAGACTGCGTCGTGATAGAAGATGCGCCCGCAGGACTGCACGCGGCCAAAGCCGCCGGTATGCGAGCCATCGCCATCGCCGGTCGCGAAGGCGGGCCATTTGCACCCTACGATCATCGCATCGAATCGTTGTCCTCGATCAAAGTCCTGCACATCGACACCACCCCCACCGTTCCCGAGCGATGA
- a CDS encoding tagatose-6-phosphate kinase gives MNLVDLNLPSRLGVGPMSANCVDAVIEIAKRDRQRIMLIPSRRQVETNVLGGGYVEGWTAADLVDYVRERDQDRLVLVCRDHGGPWQHPQEKGFGEDAAMDSCLASFREDVASGFDLLHIDTCMEADGLANTADAVDRLIELYAQTYAHARGLDREIMFEIGFEDQSVDTNDPREFRAQIAEVSRRLHAAGLPRPTFIVAQTATKVKETENCGALVVAPAAVGHTIRELAQICHEFGSALKSHNGDYLPGSALRELAINGVSALNVAPEFGVVETRTLLALMAEAGLSQQREDFLTLAYESGLWRKWMKTDTTATDADRAVIAGHYVFGTEEFGEIKKRVEYAFGPDSGYVDDQLRRAIAESIQHYLCHFQAPVPVG, from the coding sequence ATGAATTTGGTTGATTTGAACCTTCCGTCTCGGCTGGGAGTTGGGCCGATGTCTGCCAACTGCGTGGATGCGGTGATCGAGATCGCCAAGCGTGACCGGCAACGCATTATGCTGATCCCGAGCCGCCGTCAGGTGGAAACGAATGTTCTCGGTGGGGGCTACGTCGAAGGTTGGACGGCCGCAGACCTCGTGGATTATGTGCGCGAGCGAGACCAGGACCGTCTGGTTCTGGTCTGCCGAGATCACGGCGGCCCTTGGCAGCATCCGCAGGAAAAGGGGTTCGGTGAGGATGCGGCAATGGACAGTTGTCTCGCGTCGTTTCGGGAGGACGTGGCAAGCGGTTTCGATCTGTTGCATATCGATACGTGTATGGAGGCCGATGGATTGGCGAACACCGCCGATGCGGTCGACCGTCTGATCGAGTTGTACGCGCAGACCTACGCTCATGCTCGTGGGCTCGATCGGGAGATCATGTTCGAGATCGGTTTCGAGGACCAGAGCGTCGATACCAACGATCCGCGGGAATTCCGGGCGCAGATCGCCGAAGTGTCGCGCCGTCTGCACGCGGCGGGATTGCCGCGTCCGACATTCATCGTCGCGCAGACCGCGACCAAGGTGAAGGAAACCGAGAACTGTGGGGCGCTTGTGGTGGCTCCGGCCGCCGTTGGCCACACGATCCGGGAACTGGCCCAGATCTGCCATGAGTTCGGCTCGGCGTTGAAGTCCCACAACGGTGACTATCTGCCGGGCAGCGCGCTGCGCGAGCTGGCCATCAACGGGGTGTCCGCACTGAATGTCGCCCCCGAATTCGGAGTGGTGGAGACCCGCACGCTATTGGCGCTGATGGCGGAAGCCGGGCTGTCGCAGCAACGCGAGGACTTCCTGACGCTGGCCTACGAGTCTGGATTGTGGCGTAAGTGGATGAAGACCGATACCACCGCCACCGACGCTGACCGAGCGGTCATCGCCGGTCACTACGTGTTCGGGACCGAAGAGTTCGGCGAAATCAAAAAACGGGTCGAGTACGCATTCGGACCTGACAGCGGTTATGTCGACGACCAACTACGCCGGGCGATCGCCGAGTCGATTCAGCACTATCTGTGCCACTTCCAGGCCCCCGTCCCCGTCGGCTGA
- a CDS encoding helix-turn-helix domain-containing protein, translating to MTELPSGAFVEVSSTPECSVRDAFEQWEHLLSNTLVPVSVAPVGGDSFFGRARFTAFDQLAVSSFRSSGLFVRRSARQVAQSEGEFLSVMLVSQGRALIEHGGRSVEGRPGTMVLFSTGMPYAMQLAVPATAMVVVQVPMAVALESSGLTPDRLSAVIDVPLRGAAGVVAQYLRGLCRLSGDDVQRATVLGAPSIDLLSGVVSLAVDAEPSDESARELAKQQVEHFIRTNYADPALTVDDIARACHLSRRSLFRLFRHTDDRAAMMLRRVRVERARELLSAKPFQPIAAIGYACGFRTERQFYRVFRQETGQTPGEYRASRQGRQ from the coding sequence GTGACCGAATTGCCAAGCGGCGCTTTTGTCGAGGTGAGTTCAACGCCGGAGTGTTCGGTGCGTGACGCATTCGAACAGTGGGAACATTTGCTGAGCAACACGCTGGTTCCGGTATCGGTGGCGCCTGTGGGGGGCGACAGCTTCTTCGGCCGGGCAAGGTTCACCGCGTTCGACCAGCTGGCGGTGTCGAGCTTCCGCAGCTCTGGCCTATTCGTCCGCCGCAGCGCGCGGCAGGTGGCGCAATCGGAGGGGGAATTCCTGAGCGTCATGCTGGTGTCGCAGGGGCGCGCGCTCATCGAGCATGGCGGCCGTAGCGTGGAGGGGAGGCCGGGCACCATGGTTCTGTTCTCGACAGGTATGCCGTACGCGATGCAACTTGCGGTCCCCGCCACGGCAATGGTCGTTGTCCAGGTCCCGATGGCTGTCGCACTCGAATCCTCTGGACTGACACCGGACCGGTTGTCAGCCGTCATCGATGTGCCGCTGCGTGGTGCGGCAGGTGTCGTCGCGCAGTATCTCAGAGGGCTTTGTCGCCTGTCCGGAGACGACGTGCAGAGGGCGACAGTGCTGGGTGCGCCGAGTATCGATTTGCTCTCCGGCGTGGTGTCGCTGGCGGTCGATGCGGAGCCCAGCGACGAGTCGGCGCGGGAGTTGGCAAAACAGCAGGTGGAGCATTTCATTCGGACCAACTACGCCGATCCAGCGCTGACCGTCGATGACATTGCGCGAGCGTGTCACCTGTCGCGGCGTAGTTTGTTTCGTCTTTTCCGCCATACCGACGATCGTGCCGCGATGATGCTGCGCCGGGTACGTGTCGAACGGGCACGAGAACTTCTCTCGGCCAAGCCCTTCCAACCGATCGCGGCGATTGGATATGCCTGCGGCTTCCGCACCGAACGACAGTTCTATCGGGTGTTTCGGCAGGAAACGGGTCAAACCCCCGGTGAGTACCGCGCATCACGACAAGGACGTCAGTAA
- a CDS encoding cupin domain-containing protein, translating into MAQPVITHVALTKTVAKHWGEERWLVTEGAPFGFKVIHLTAGHRTSLQYHRRKEEANLILRGSGTLYYAPSPDEPLLQRPLVVGEIVHVRPGTVHRIEADTDITLVEVSTPELDDVIRLADDQNRADGRIDAEHETGSAS; encoded by the coding sequence GTGGCTCAACCTGTCATCACGCACGTTGCACTGACCAAGACGGTGGCCAAGCATTGGGGTGAGGAGCGTTGGCTCGTCACCGAAGGGGCGCCGTTCGGATTCAAGGTGATTCACTTGACGGCGGGTCACCGGACCAGCCTGCAATATCATCGGCGCAAAGAAGAGGCGAATCTTATCCTGCGCGGTTCGGGGACTCTCTACTATGCGCCATCTCCGGATGAGCCGTTGCTGCAACGCCCGCTCGTCGTCGGTGAAATCGTCCACGTGCGACCAGGTACGGTGCACCGGATCGAGGCGGACACCGACATCACCCTGGTCGAGGTCTCGACCCCAGAGCTCGACGATGTGATCAGGCTGGCCGATGACCAGAACCGTGCCGACGGCCGCATCGATGCCGAACACGAGACCGGGAGCGCGTCCTGA